Proteins from one Gossypium raimondii isolate GPD5lz chromosome 8, ASM2569854v1, whole genome shotgun sequence genomic window:
- the LOC105790710 gene encoding LOW QUALITY PROTEIN: uncharacterized protein LOC105790710 (The sequence of the model RefSeq protein was modified relative to this genomic sequence to represent the inferred CDS: inserted 1 base in 1 codon) — MVLDLNEEPLVCSLKEVEFEKKEGLVEVNEDDKEDSVKKNAKEEGLEGEVQFSGRVLRSRSAVKNLSVIEGDKVDKTEDDSSSEMKTTEVVKEGNDLSHTEVNDVQRKVGKMGKRKRGRPPKLLDKGNDQSQCEVKDVQSKVGKMGKRKRGRPPKLLDKGNDQSHSEVKDVQSKVGKMGKRKRGRPPKFLVKNGSEKKTPELKVQENDYPDGKVRKELKRKRGRPPKVLGNGGSVKKGFTIKAVESDHVDGDVSRQSKRKRGRPRKVPENSGFEKNEINVKADQSNQLDGGGINKSNHKRGHGRPMKGQKNEGVNKETDEIKARESYSVETRKEANHKHDVPPKMNVNDGFEMKPVDVEMGEGNHFDCELREEVNHKCERPPKMKGSDRSDQCNSKVKEGMIRKRGRPPKLQAGSKGLKSRLIDGRKKLGGLRRGRKKLRGRLKFNIPSTSLSEKKLIAKDSNLKRFLSANKDIFDDMEKNDGKASLMVRPKALNAEGSENQVKKARAEGKWRRSEAKQALRDRIVNLLKAAGWKIDYKPRNNKEYNDAVYVNPEGKTHWSVTLAYRVLKSYYENGGCDSKVGPNDFIFTPIPEEELSILKRVVLKKRVRKKMPKGEDDDKVDDGQVQNKMNKQKRKWKDIKKKKKKKQKVLKEKLPRHEEENSDGTLQRGTQVSSRKHKLQQTQKRKRYALLVRNSMDGAESDNNGYVLYDGKRTLLSWMIDLGTVPQNGKVEYLVQRRTRTRESKAGRITRDGIQCNCCSVVFTIAEFETHAGXKPCQPFLNICLETGVPLLQCLLDAWNKQQQSECRGFHFVDFGGEDPNDDTCGICGDGGDLICCDSCPSTFHQSCLDIEAFPSGNWNCVYCTCKYCGMVGNTYQRAKTEDMSSTVLTCHSCEEKYHEPCIQPMDAFDDDSSSAFFCGKRCKELFERLQMLVGVKHELQEGFSWTLVQRFDITSDVCLNEAYQKVESNSKLAVALSVMDECFLPLVDHRSGINLIHNIVYNFWSNFTRLNYSGFYTAILERGDEVISAASIRIHGNQLAEMPFIGTRYAYRRQGMCRRLLCAIESALRSLNVEKLVIPAVPELKETWTSVFGFQPLETVSKPKMRNMNILVFPGVDMLEKPLLTHVMEEQIMGEVSDKSVEKCSVVFDLNVSAESPAPETDDRNDEPAVVESTMHFLNAS, encoded by the exons ATGGTTCTTGATTTAAACGAAGAGCCGTTAGTGTGTTCTTTGAAAGAGgttgaatttgagaaaaaagaGGGATTGGTGGAGGTTAATGAAGATGATAAAGAAGACAGTGTGAAGAAAAATGCCAAGGAGGAAGGCTTAGAAGGTGAAGTGCAGTTTTCTGGCAGGGTTTTAAGGTCGAGGTCTGCAGTCAAGAATCTGAGTGTGATTGAAGGTGACAAGGTTGATAAAACTGAGGATGACAGTAGTTCTGAAATGAAAACAACTGAGGTGGTTAAGGAGGGGAATGATCTGTCTCATACTGAAGTGAATGATGTGCAGAGAAAGGTGGGTAAGATGGGAAAGCGTAAGCGTGGGAGACCGCCCAAGTTGCTGGATAAGGGGAATGATCAGTCTCAGTGTGAAGTGAAGGATGTGCAGAGTAAGGTGGGTAAGATGGGAAAGCGTAAGCGTGGGAGACCGCCCAAGTTGCTGGATAAGGGGAATGATCAGTCTCATAGTGAAGTGAAGGATGTGCAGAGTAAGGTGGGTAAGATGGGAAAACGCAAGCGTGGGAGACCACCCAAGTTTCTGGTGAAGAATGGGTCTGAGAAGAAGACACCTGAGCTGAAAGTACAAGAGAATGATTACCCAGATGGTAAAGTGAGGAAGGAGCTCAAGCGCAAGCGTGGCAGACCACCTAAGGTACTAGGCAATGGTGGGTCTGTAAAGAAAGGATTTACAATAAAAGCAGTGGAAAGTGATCATGTTGATGGGGATGTAAGTAGGCAGTCAAAGCGTAAGCGTGGAAGACCAAGGAAGGTACCAGAGAATAGTGGATTTGAGAAGAATGAAATTAATGTGAAAGCAGATCAGAGTAATCAGCTTGATGGTGGTGGCATTAATAAGTCAAATCATAAACGTGGGCATGGGAGACCAATGAAGGGACAGAAGAACGAGGGGGTTAACAAGGAAACAGATGAGATTAAAGCAAGAGAGAGTTACTCTGTTGAGACAAGGAAGGAAGCAAACCACAAGCATGATGTACCACCCAAGATGAATGTCAATGATGGCTTTGAGATGAAACCTGTTGATGTGGAAATGGGAGAGGGCAATCACTTTGATTGTGAGTTAAGGGAGGAGGTCAATCATAAATGTGAAAGACCACCTAAAATGAAGGGCAGTGATAGGAGTGATCAATGTAATAGCAAGGTAAAGGAAGGTATGATCCGTAAGCGTGGAAGACCACCCAAGCTGCAGGCTGGTAGTAAGGGTTTGAAGAGTAGGCTTATAGATGGGAGAAAAAAGTTGGGTGGGCTAAGAAGAGGCAGAAAAAAGTTGAGAGGGAGGTTAAAGTTTAACATTCCTAGTACTTCATTGTCAGAGAAGAAACTGATTGCAAAAGATTCAAATCTTAAGAGGTTTCTATCTGCTAATAAGGATATATTTGATGATATGGAAAAGAATGATGGAAAGGCTTCACTAATGGTAAGACCTAAGGCTCTAAATGCAGAAGGCAGTGAAAACCAGGTAAAGAAAGCAAGGGCTGAAGGGAAATGGAGAAGGTCAGAAGCAAAACAAGCTCTGAGAGATAGAATAGTGAATCTGCTGAAAGCAGCTGGTTGGAAAATTGATTACAAGCCTAGGAATAATAAAGAGTACAATGATGCAGTGTATGTTAATCCTGAAGGAAAGACTCACTGGTCAGTTACCTTGGCATACAGGGTGCTTAAAAGCTATTATGAGAATGGTGGTTGTGACTCTAAAGTTGGTCCAAATGATTTCATATTTACTCCAATTCCTGAAGAAGAACTTAGCATCCTAAAAAGAGTAGTTCTAAAGAAAAGGGTTAGAAAAAAGATGCCAAAaggggaagatgatgataaagtggatgatggacaagttcaaaataaaatgaataaacaaaagaGGAAATGGAAAGacattaagaaaaagaaaaagaaaaaacagaagGTGCTCAAAGAGAAGCTTCCACGTCATGAAGAGGAAAACTCTGATGGTACATTACAAAGGGGAACACAAGTCTCAAGCAGGAAGCATAAGTTACAGCAGACACAAAAGAGAAAGCGGTATGCTTTGCTGGTTCGTAACTCAATGGATGGAGCTGAATCTGATAATAATGGCTATGTTCTATATGATGGAAAGCGAACTCTGCTTTCTTGGATGATTGATTTGGGCACTGTTCCACAGAATGGGAAGGTGGaatatttggttcaaagaagaACACGAACTCGTGAGAGTAAGGCTGGTAGGATAACTAGGGATGGCATCCAATGCAACTGTTGTAGTGTTGTCTTCACCATTGCAGAATTTGAAACTCATGCAG GCAAACCCTGTCAACCTTTTCTGAATATATGTTTAGAAACAGGAGTTCCCCTCTTGCAATGCTTATTAGATGCATGGAACAAACAACAGCAGTCTGAATGTAGGGGCTTCCATTTTGTCGATTTTGGTGGTGAAGACCCAAATGATGATACCTGTGGTATCTGTGGGGATGGTGGTGACTTGATCTGTTGTGATAGTTGCCCATCAACATTCCATCAAAGTTGCTTAGATATAGAA GCATTTCCTTCAGGTAACTGGAATTGTGTGTACTGTACATGCAAATATTGTGGGATGGTTGGAAATACATATCAAAGGGCCAAAACTGAGGATATGAGTTCTACAGTTCTAACATGCCATTCATGTGAAGAAAAAT ATCATGAACCATGTATTCAGCCAATGGATGCTTTTGATGATGATTCAAGTAGTGCATTCTTTTGTGGGAAGAGATGCAAAGAG TTGTTTGAGAGACTTCAGATGCTAGTTGGGGTTAAACATGAACTGCAAGAAGGCTTCTCATGGACTCTTGTTCAGCGCTTTGATATCACTTCAGATGTTTGTCTTAATGAAGCATATCAAAAGGTTGAATCAAATTCAAAGCTAGCTGTTGCATTATCTGTGATGGATGAGTGCTTTTTGCCTCTTGTTGACCACAGAAGTGGGATCAATCTGATTCATAATATTGTCTATAATTTTTG GTCAAACTTCACTAGGCTAAACTACAGTGGTTTTTACACTGCAATTCTAGAAAGGGGGGATGAGGTCATCTCTGCAGCTTCCATCAG GATCCATGGAAACCAGTTAGCTGAGATGCCTTTCATTGGCACCCGGTATGCTTATAGGCGTCAAGGGATGTGTCGCCGGCTTCTTTGCGCAATTGAATCT GCCCTAAGATCCCTGAATGTTGAGAAATTGGTCATACCTGCAGTCCCAGAACTCAAGGAAACATGGACTTCTGTCTTTGGTTTCCAACCACTAGAAACTGTAAGCAAGCCAAAGATGAGGAACATGAATATACTGGTCTTTCCAGGTGTAGATATGTTAGAGAAACCATTGCTGACACATGTTATGGAGGAGCAGATAATGGGTGAGGTGTCCGATAAATCTGTAGAGAAGTGTTCAGTTGtgtttgatttgaatgtttctgCTGAGAGCCCTGCACCTGAAACAGATGATAGAAATGATGAACCTGCTGTTGTCGAGTCTACAATGCACTTCCTGAATGCATCTTGA
- the LOC105790709 gene encoding transcription repressor OFP12, producing the protein MPTSVGKNINLCFIKIKFPLTSSSLLTASENGLPLPSSAATPSSLLFSPSNSLSTHSSSHPNPELESHSEPDFATIFASQRFFFTSPGSSNSIIESTPTSTAVNQTSNKGHHHTRSTVKDGVAVPTLSPNPYMDFRQSMQEMVEARGLMDVKANWDNLHELLLCYLALNPKSTHKYIVGAFADLVVSLMANASTPQRRRH; encoded by the coding sequence ATGCCAACCTCGGTGGGAAAAAACATCAATCTCTGCTTCATCAAGATCAAATTCCCATTAACGTCCTCCTCCCTGTTAACCGCCTCTGAGAACGGCCTTCCACTTCCTTCCTCCGCCGCCACCCCATCATCCCTCCTCTTCTCCCCTTCCAATTCCTTAAGTACCCATTCTTCCTCCCACCCCAACCCAGAGCTTGAATCCCACTCCGAACCCGACTTCGCCACCATTTTTGCCTCGCAGCGCTTCTTTTTCACTTCTCCGGGCAGCTCCAACTCCATCATTGAATCAACACCGACGTCAACCGCCGTGAATCAAACATCAAACAAAGGGCACCACCACACAAGGTCGACCGTTAAAGACGGTGTAGCGGTCCCAACTTTGTCTCCGAACCCATATATGGATTTCAGGCAATCCATGCAGGAAATGGTGGAGGCACGTGGCTTAATGGACGTCAAGGCCAACTGGGACAACTTGCATGAGCTCCTTTTGTGCTACCTTGCTTTGAACCCCAAAAGCACTCACAAGTATATCGTAGGAGCATTTGCTGATCTTGTTGTTAGCCTAATGGCTAATGCCAGTACCCCACAACGGAGACGTCACTGA